The following are from one region of the Anaeropeptidivorans aminofermentans genome:
- a CDS encoding thioesterase family protein: protein MDFELKTGIEKEYSLEVNQSNTAKAVGSGGLEVFSTVSLIGVFEKISYELMEEHLPEEFSTVGIKVNIDHIAATPMGMHIEFKTALTDIDRKRLVFEVEAKDEKEIVAKGIHERFIVEKEKFMEKAKNKLS, encoded by the coding sequence ATGGATTTTGAATTAAAAACAGGGATAGAAAAAGAATATAGCCTTGAAGTAAATCAGAGCAATACAGCTAAGGCTGTAGGAAGCGGCGGCCTTGAAGTGTTTTCAACGGTTTCTCTTATAGGGGTATTTGAGAAAATATCCTATGAGCTTATGGAAGAGCATCTCCCGGAGGAATTTTCAACAGTAGGCATCAAAGTAAATATAGACCACATTGCAGCTACCCCTATGGGCATGCATATAGAGTTTAAAACAGCTCTTACGGATATTGACAGAAAACGCCTTGTGTTCGAAGTTGAAGCGAAGGATGAGAAAGAAATCGTAGCAAAGGGCATTCACGAGCGCTTCATTGTAGAAAAGGAAAAATTTATGGAAAAGGCAAAAAATAAATTAAGCTAG